In a single window of the Bactrocera dorsalis isolate Fly_Bdor chromosome 2, ASM2337382v1, whole genome shotgun sequence genome:
- the LOC105227464 gene encoding uncharacterized protein PF3D7_1120000 isoform X24, whose amino-acid sequence MKSNNPSGNNEEQSDDIQSAGPSSKKQAKTAVQRIREYRERRKDNVNMESNNPSGNNEEQSDDIQSAGPSSKKQAKTAVQRIREYRERRKDNVNMESNNPSGNNEEQSDDIQSAGPSSKKQAKKQAKTAVQRIREYRERRKDNVNMESNNPSGNNEEQSDDIQSAGPSSKKQAKKQAKTAVQRIREYRERRKDNVNMESNNPSGNNEEQSDDIQSAGPSSKKQAKKQAKTAVQRIREYRERRKDNVNMESNNPSGNNEEQSDDIQSAGPSSKKQAKKQAKTAVQRIREYRERRKDNVNMESNNPSGNNEEQLDLCDLTLKYDDIAKHKKAHENFDRKFRKNPFGYSCTICDRLWFKNDLKKASDNYKDLLKKITNINNIKDAMICSTCKVSLEKQNIPILSWYNGFKYPEIPAQLPKLDLVTERLISPRLPFMQIRRLRLVHGQFGI is encoded by the exons ATGAAATC CAATAATCCATCGGGAAATAATGAAGAACAATCAGATGATATTCAAAGTGCTGGTCCATCATCAAAAAAACAGGCGAAAACTGCAGTTCAACGCATACGAGAATATCGTGAGAGAAGAAAAGATAATGTCAACATGGAATC CAATAATCCATCGGGAAATAATGAAGAACAATCAGATGATATTCAAAGTGCTGGTCCATCATCAAAAAAACAGGCGAAAACTGCAGTTCAACGCATACGAGAATATCGTGAGAGAAGAAAAGATAATGTCAACATGGAATC CAATAATCCATCGGGAAATAATGAAGAACAATCAGATGATATTCAAAGTGCTGGTCCATCATCAAAAAAACAGGCGAAAAAACAGGCGAAAACTGCAGTTCAACGCATACGAGAATATCGTGAGAGAAGAAAAGATAATGTCAACATGGAATC CAATAATCCATCGGGAAATAATGAAGAACAATCAGATGATATTCAAAGTGCTGGTCCATCATCAAAAAAACAGGCGAAAAAACAGGCGAAAACTGCAGTTCAACGCATACGAGAATATCGTGAGAGAAGAAAAGATAATGTCAACATGGAATC CAATAATCCATCGGGAAATAATGAAGAACAATCAGATGATATTCAAAGTGCTGGTCCATCATCAAAAAAACAGGCGAAAAAACAGGCGAAAACTGCAGTTCAACGCATACGAGAATATCGTGAGAGAAGAAAAGATAATGTCAACATGGAATC CAATAATCCATCGGGAAATAATGAAGAACAATCAGATGATATTCAAAGTGCTGGTCCATCATCAAAAAAACAGGCGAAAAAACAGGCGAAAACTGCAGTTCAACGCATACGAGAATATCGTGAGAGAAGAAAAGATAATGTCAACATGGAATC CAATAATCCATCGGGAAATAATGAAGAACAATTAGACCTCTGTGATTTAACTTTGAAGTACGACGACATTGCAAAACATAAAAAGGCTCATGAAAATTTCGATAGAAAATTTCGGAAAAATCCATTTGGTTATTCATGTACAATCTGTGATAGATTATGGTTCAAAAATGACTTAAAAAAGGCATCTGACAATTATAAAGATCTATTGAAGAAAATAACG AATATCAACAACATTAAAGATGCAATGATTTGTTCGACATGTAAAGTTAGTCttgaaaagcaaaatattcCAATATTGTCATGGTACAATGGATTTAAATATCCAGAAATTCCTGCACAATTACCGAAACTTGACCTAGTTACGGAAAGATTAATTTCTCCTCGTCTCCCATTTATGCAGATACGAAGACTACGGCTTGTGCATGGGCAGTTTGGTATATAG
- the LOC105227464 gene encoding uncharacterized protein PF3D7_1120000 isoform X23: MKSNNPSGNNEEQSDDIQSAGPSSKKQAKKQAKTAVQRIREYRERRKDNVNMESNNPSGNNEEQSDDIQSAGPSSKKQAKTAVQRIREYRERRKDNVNMESNNPSGNNEEQSDDIQSAGPSSKKQAKKQAKTAVQRIREYRERRKDNVNMESNNPSGNNEEQSDDIQSAGPSSKKQAKKQAKTAVQRIREYRERRKDNVNMESNNPSGNNEEQSDDIQSAGPSSKKQAKKQAKTAVQRIREYRERRKDNVNMESNNPSGNNEEQSDDIQSAGPSSKKQAKKQAKTAVQRIREYRERRKDNVNMESNNPSGNNEEQLDLCDLTLKYDDIAKHKKAHENFDRKFRKNPFGYSCTICDRLWFKNDLKKASDNYKDLLKKITNINNIKDAMICSTCKVSLEKQNIPILSWYNGFKYPEIPAQLPKLDLVTERLISPRLPFMQIRRLRLVHGQFGI, translated from the exons ATGAAATC CAATAATCCATCGGGAAATAATGAAGAACAATCAGATGATATTCAAAGTGCTGGTCCATCATCAAAAAAACAGGCGAAAAAACAGGCGAAAACTGCAGTTCAACGCATACGAGAATATCGTGAGAGAAGAAAAGATAATGTCAACATGGAATC CAATAATCCATCGGGAAATAATGAAGAACAATCAGATGATATTCAAAGTGCTGGTCCATCATCAAAAAAACAGGCGAAAACTGCAGTTCAACGCATACGAGAATATCGTGAGAGAAGAAAAGATAATGTCAACATGGAATC CAATAATCCATCGGGAAATAATGAAGAACAATCAGATGATATTCAAAGTGCTGGTCCATCATCAAAAAAACAGGCGAAAAAACAGGCGAAAACTGCAGTTCAACGCATACGAGAATATCGTGAGAGAAGAAAAGATAATGTCAACATGGAATC CAATAATCCATCGGGAAATAATGAAGAACAATCAGATGATATTCAAAGTGCTGGTCCATCATCAAAAAAACAGGCGAAAAAACAGGCGAAAACTGCAGTTCAACGCATACGAGAATATCGTGAGAGAAGAAAAGATAATGTCAACATGGAATC CAATAATCCATCGGGAAATAATGAAGAACAATCAGATGATATTCAAAGTGCTGGTCCATCATCAAAAAAACAGGCGAAAAAACAGGCGAAAACTGCAGTTCAACGCATACGAGAATATCGTGAGAGAAGAAAAGATAATGTCAACATGGAATC CAATAATCCATCGGGAAATAATGAAGAACAATCAGATGATATTCAAAGTGCTGGTCCATCATCAAAAAAACAGGCGAAAAAACAGGCGAAAACTGCAGTTCAACGCATACGAGAATATCGTGAGAGAAGAAAAGATAATGTCAACATGGAATC CAATAATCCATCGGGAAATAATGAAGAACAATTAGACCTCTGTGATTTAACTTTGAAGTACGACGACATTGCAAAACATAAAAAGGCTCATGAAAATTTCGATAGAAAATTTCGGAAAAATCCATTTGGTTATTCATGTACAATCTGTGATAGATTATGGTTCAAAAATGACTTAAAAAAGGCATCTGACAATTATAAAGATCTATTGAAGAAAATAACG AATATCAACAACATTAAAGATGCAATGATTTGTTCGACATGTAAAGTTAGTCttgaaaagcaaaatattcCAATATTGTCATGGTACAATGGATTTAAATATCCAGAAATTCCTGCACAATTACCGAAACTTGACCTAGTTACGGAAAGATTAATTTCTCCTCGTCTCCCATTTATGCAGATACGAAGACTACGGCTTGTGCATGGGCAGTTTGGTATATAG
- the LOC105227464 gene encoding uncharacterized protein PF3D7_1120000 isoform X27, producing MKSNNPSGNNEEQSDDIQSAGPSSKKQAKTAVQRIREYRERRKDNVNMESNNPSGNNEEQSDDIQSAGPSSKKQAKKQAKTAVQRIREYRERRKDNVNMESNNPSGNNEEQSDDIQSAGPSSKKQAKKQAKTAVQRIREYRERRKDNVNMESNNPSGNNEEQSDDIQSAGPSSKKQAKKQAKTAVQRIREYRERRKDNVNMESNNPSGNNEEQSDDIQSAGPSSKKQAKKQAKTAVQRIREYRERRKDNVNMESNNPSGNNEEQLDLCDLTLKYDDIAKHKKAHENFDRKFRKNPFGYSCTICDRLWFKNDLKKASDNYKDLLKKITNINNIKDAMICSTCKVSLEKQNIPILSWYNGFKYPEIPAQLPKLDLVTERLISPRLPFMQIRRLRLVHGQFGI from the exons ATGAAATC CAATAATCCATCGGGAAATAATGAAGAACAATCAGATGATATTCAAAGTGCTGGTCCATCATCAAAAAAACAGGCGAAAACTGCAGTTCAACGCATACGAGAATATCGTGAGAGAAGAAAAGATAATGTCAACATGGAATC CAATAATCCATCGGGAAATAATGAAGAACAATCAGATGATATTCAAAGTGCTGGTCCATCATCAAAAAAACAGGCGAAAAAACAGGCGAAAACTGCAGTTCAACGCATACGAGAATATCGTGAGAGAAGAAAAGATAATGTCAACATGGAATC CAATAATCCATCGGGAAATAATGAAGAACAATCAGATGATATTCAAAGTGCTGGTCCATCATCAAAAAAACAGGCGAAAAAACAGGCGAAAACTGCAGTTCAACGCATACGAGAATATCGTGAGAGAAGAAAAGATAATGTCAACATGGAATC CAATAATCCATCGGGAAATAATGAAGAACAATCAGATGATATTCAAAGTGCTGGTCCATCATCAAAAAAACAGGCGAAAAAACAGGCGAAAACTGCAGTTCAACGCATACGAGAATATCGTGAGAGAAGAAAAGATAATGTCAACATGGAATC CAATAATCCATCGGGAAATAATGAAGAACAATCAGATGATATTCAAAGTGCTGGTCCATCATCAAAAAAACAGGCGAAAAAACAGGCGAAAACTGCAGTTCAACGCATACGAGAATATCGTGAGAGAAGAAAAGATAATGTCAACATGGAATC CAATAATCCATCGGGAAATAATGAAGAACAATTAGACCTCTGTGATTTAACTTTGAAGTACGACGACATTGCAAAACATAAAAAGGCTCATGAAAATTTCGATAGAAAATTTCGGAAAAATCCATTTGGTTATTCATGTACAATCTGTGATAGATTATGGTTCAAAAATGACTTAAAAAAGGCATCTGACAATTATAAAGATCTATTGAAGAAAATAACG AATATCAACAACATTAAAGATGCAATGATTTGTTCGACATGTAAAGTTAGTCttgaaaagcaaaatattcCAATATTGTCATGGTACAATGGATTTAAATATCCAGAAATTCCTGCACAATTACCGAAACTTGACCTAGTTACGGAAAGATTAATTTCTCCTCGTCTCCCATTTATGCAGATACGAAGACTACGGCTTGTGCATGGGCAGTTTGGTATATAG
- the LOC105227464 gene encoding uncharacterized protein LOC105227464 isoform X15 has product MIDENNSEVIHLIDSLVSVSASQASGNIKLQTHKHTFTCYKKIVANKPQKCRFEAPFMPCRNTLNLTPMQKTDEHFQRYAKKYAEIISNLESTDYDNIDDFYEKNNIQSDDEYGNILRAGITRPKIFYKRSPTEKWHNPFNPFVFNILRSNMDFQIITEEYSCAAYVVEYVNKTNRGVSNLQRKIIEIMNEHPEFDIVDITRKMSVDILNSVEMSSQEAAWYLLREPMSKSSVVVIYINTVWPIERQRIRKTQKELSELDENSTDIWKEDWFDKYQRRPDELCDITLAQFVSKYYKNKNGVYAERVVPKVIRYRNYDIAQDYNEYRREMVTLHIPFRNEDAEILAEMKFINIYDENEALILERRKEFESNLDVEKTIEICRQLCREDGNLDDDETEIQDVANRFPEPNPFQQLYCNPNADVNIDLHLATLNKLGVIAKKKENIMELDQFCQLMRSANEKQKEFLLHVIDHILSLTSSPLQVFFTGPAGCGKTFTIKLVMEIYNRYSDNDGYCNAYITCASTGKAAVAIDGSTVHTALKISLSKLLPLSTETANQYRTLFRYVKVLIIDEVSMIGAELLAQIDARLKQITGNFETNFGGLDMIFIGDLRQLPPDRATPIYKQPKQRMAGPVLWRGLKFYQLTEVMRQSNSIFSTLLTKIGNGMILTDDELAIIESRFFTKEQADQLCPHGIRIFLTNNSVNEYNNTILQRADNKIASIATDLFFGCQSTEQEAFLKQKFHKMSVIDTGGLPYEIVFVPYKSYIITTNIDVSDGLANGAVGKLVHIEQNEQNEVTRVWLTFENSQKVGKKLRQKASAYVAVHNIDKHAVPIERRTSTIAMNNNKTINAKRNHFPLVSGWAMTIHKSQGGTFDEVVYEYERTHSLSLLNVALSRVTSINGLYIVPKNNDNRFYHGRKNDTSIISLQDEFRRLSLNTLSTIGRTILDFMNDRKKLSMVTFNCQSLRKHVSDLSDPAIDSSNILFLSETWLNDDENIDIPNFDCIAKFKRKNVRSAGVAIYQKSNDTSNIVTSNMDILLRHIREVDIGQSSIGDICAAHCFLDDGTNIIMVNVYISPNNTVNNIIKFIYRRLMIYGRVGSEELGENYHTLPLILAGDFNINFASGNGQLLINFLRDKLELQMNNDRNEPTTRHGTTIDAVFSRFLSNFNSKIYVSYFSYHKPIVSVLQSTTVITDAPNNENNEKQAKKQAKTAARRIREYRERRNDNVNMKSNNPSGNNEEQSDDIQSAGPSSKKQAKKQAKTAVQRIREYRERRKDNVNMESNNPSGNNEEQLDLCDLTLKYDDIAKHKKAHENFDRKFRKNPFGYSCTICDRLWFKNDLKKASDNYKDLLKKITNINNIKDAMICSTCKVSLEKQNIPILSWYNGFKYPEIPAQLPKLDLVTERLISPRLPFMQIRRLRLVHGQFGI; this is encoded by the exons ATGATTGATGAAAATAACAGTGAAGTTATACATTTAATAGACAGTTTAGTATCAGTTTCAGCATCTCAAGCATcaggaaatattaaattacagaCTCATAAACACACATTTACATGCTATAAGAAGATAGTTGCTAATAAACCACAAAAATGCAGATTTGAAGCACCTTTTATGCCATGTCGCAATACATTGAATCTTACACCGATGCAAAAAACAGACGAACATTTTCAACGATATGCTAAGAAATATGCCGAAATCATATCCAATTTAGAAAGCACAGATTACGATAATATCGATgacttttacgaaaaaaataatattcaatcgGACGATGAATACGGCAACATACTTCGTGCTGGAATTACGAGACCCAAAATATTCTATAAACGCAGTCCTACAGAAAAATGGCATAATCCATTCAAcccttttgtttttaatattctaaGGTCGAACATGGATTTTCAAATTATCACTGAGGAGTATTCCTGTGCCGCCTATGTTGTTgagtatgtgaacaaaactaataGAGGTGTTAGTAACTTACAacgaaaaattatagaaataatgaATGAACATCCGGAGTTCGATATAGTGGATATTACGAGAAAAATGAGTGTAGATATATTAAATAGTGTAGAAATGAGTAGTCAAGAGGCTGCTTGGTATCTGCTCAGAGAGCCAATGTCAAAGAGCTCAGTTGTTGTCATTTATATAAACACAGTGTGGCCAATTGAACGACAAAGAATTCGAAAGACTCAAAAAGAACTAAGTGAACTTGACGAAAATTCCACAGATATTTGGAAGGAAGATTGGTTCGATAAATATCAACGACGACCCGATGAATTATGTGACATTACTCTAGCACAATTTGtttctaaatattataaaaacaaaaatggtgtTTACGCTGAAAGAGTAGTGCCCAAAGTTATTCGATATCGAAATTATGATATTGCACAAGATTACAATGAATATAGACGAGAAATGGTCACGTTACACATTCCATTTAGAAATGAAGATGCTGAAATTTTAgctgaaatgaaatttattaatatctACGATGAAAATGAAGCTCTAATTTTGGAAAGAAGAAAAGAATTTGAATCAAACTTAGATGTCgaaaaaacgattgaaatctGTCGACAATTGTGCCGTGAAGACGGGAATCTAGACGATGATGAGACTGAAATTCAAGATGTTGCGAATCGCTTCCCAGAGCCCAATCCTTTTCAACAATTGTATTGTAATCCAAATGCAGATGTTAATATAGATCTTCACTTAGCAACATTGAATAAGTTAGGTGTTATTGcgaagaagaaagaaaatattatggaaCTAGATCAATTCTGTCAACTAATGAGATCtgcaaatgaaaaacaaaaagaattccTTCTTCATGTCATCGACCACATCCTATCTTTAACTTCATCACCACTACAAGTATTCTTCACTGGACCTGCTGGATGTGGAAAAACTTTTACCATAAAACTTGTAATGGAAATTTACAATAGATATTCAGATAATGATGGATATTGCAATGCATACATCACATGTGCATCCACTGGCAAGGCTGCAGTTGCTATCGACGGATCGACTGTACACACTGCGTTGAAAATATCGCTATCAAAACTTCTTCCATTATCAACAGAGACGGCAAATCAATATCGTACACTGTTCAGATATGTAAAAGTCTTGATCATAGATGAAGTAAGCATGATTGGTGCAGAATTATTAGCTCAAATCGATGCTAGACTAAAACAAATAACAGGGAATTTTGAAACGAATTTCGGTGGATTGGACATGATTTTTATTGGTGATTTACGGCAACTGCCGCCTGATCGCGCGACACCAATATACAAACAGCCAAAACAGCGTATGGCAGGACCAGTACTATGGCGAGGattaaaattttaccaattGACAGAAGTGATGCGACAaagtaattcaatattttcaacattacTCACAAAAATCGGTAATGGCATGATATTAACAGATGACGAATTAGCAATTATTGAATCACGATTCTTTACAAAGGAGCAGGCTGATCAATTATGTCCACATGGAATTcgtatttttcttactaataattCCGTCAATGAATACAATAATACGATATTGCAACGTGCAGATAATAAAATAGCATCAATAGCTACGGATTTATTTTTTGGATGTCAAAGTACTGAACAAGAAGCTTTTCTCAAacagaaatttcacaaaatgtcAGTTATTGATACTGGCGGTTTGCCGTACGAAATTGTTTTCGTTCCGTACAAATCGTACATTATCACCACAAACATTGATGTATCAGATGGATTGGCAAATGGTGCAGTTGGTAAATTGGTACATATTGAACAAAACGAACAAAATGAAGTTACACGAGTGTGGTTAACTTTTGAAAATTCACAAAAAGTTGGTAAAAAACTTCGACAAAAAGCTTCCGCTTACGTTGCGGTACATAATATTGATAAACATGCCGTCCCAATAGAACGCAGAACATCTACCATTGCCatgaataataacaaaacaataaatgcaaaacGTAATCATTTTCCTTTAGTATCAGGATGGGCCATGACAATTCACAAATCTCAAGGTGGAACATTCGATGAAGtagtttatgaatatgaaagGACTCATTCTTTATCATTACTTAATGTTGCTCTATCACGAGTTACCAGTATTAACGGACTCTACATAGTACCAAAAAACAATGATAATAGATTTTATCATGGGCGAAAAAATGATACATCGATCATATCTTTACAAGATGAATTTCGCCGATTATCGTTGAACACATTGTCAACAATAGGTAGAACAATTCTCGATTTTATGAATGAcagaaaaaagttgtccatggtTACTTTTAATTGCCAAAGTCTCAGAAAACACGTATCGGACTTAAGCGATCCCGCAATTGATTCAAGCAATATCCTGTTTTTATCAGAAACCTGGTTAAACGACGATGAAAATATTGACATCCCGAATTTTGATTGCATTGCGAAATTCAAGCGTAAAAATGTTAGATCAGCAGGAGTGGCAATTTATCAGAAATCGAATGATACCTCGAATATAGTAACTTCGAACATGGACATTCTATTACGACATATTCGTGAAGTTGATATTGGTCAGTCATCAATTGGTGATATATGTGCTGCTCACTGTtttttggacgatggaacaaacatcataatggtaaatgtttacatttcgcccaataacacagttaataatatcataaagtttatatacagaagacttatgatttatggtcgagtaggttctgaagaactaggagaaaactatcatacgttgccactaatcttagcaggagatttcaatatcaatttcgcatccggaaatggacaactcttgataaactttctacgagataaattagaattacaaatgaataatgaccgtaatgagccaactacaagacatggaacaacaatcgatgcagttttttctagatttctgtctaattttaattctaaaatatatgtatcgtatttctcgtatcataagcctattgtctcggttttacaatcaaccacagtaattactgatgcacccaataatgaaaataacgaaaaacAGGCGAAAAAACAGGCGAAAACTGCAGCTCGACGCATACGAGAATATCGTGAGAGAAGGAATGATAATGTCAACATGAAATC CAATAATCCATCGGGAAATAATGAAGAACAATCAGATGATATTCAAAGTGCTGGTCCATCATCAAAAAAACAGGCGAAAAAACAGGCGAAAACTGCAGTTCAACGCATACGAGAATATCGTGAGAGAAGAAAAGATAATGTCAACATGGAATC CAATAATCCATCGGGAAATAATGAAGAACAATTAGACCTCTGTGATTTAACTTTGAAGTACGACGACATTGCAAAACATAAAAAGGCTCATGAAAATTTCGATAGAAAATTTCGGAAAAATCCATTTGGTTATTCATGTACAATCTGTGATAGATTATGGTTCAAAAATGACTTAAAAAAGGCATCTGACAATTATAAAGATCTATTGAAGAAAATAACG AATATCAACAACATTAAAGATGCAATGATTTGTTCGACATGTAAAGTTAGTCttgaaaagcaaaatattcCAATATTGTCATGGTACAATGGATTTAAATATCCAGAAATTCCTGCACAATTACCGAAACTTGACCTAGTTACGGAAAGATTAATTTCTCCTCGTCTCCCATTTATGCAGATACGAAGACTACGGCTTGTGCATGGGCAGTTTGGTATATAG